In Equus przewalskii isolate Varuska chromosome 6, EquPr2, whole genome shotgun sequence, one DNA window encodes the following:
- the LOC103562960 gene encoding zinc finger protein 77-like isoform X4, whose product MFTRSDPWSVFGENWAFHSIEDQCQTQESCLRSHLLESLHGCNGGDGCGETLKQITDLPVHERCPAGVKPGECTKCGKALRDCSLLKNRQRPHTGHKPHPCEECGRACSCVSCLSTHVETDIVEKPCKGRQDTRRASKRHVKSLRGKKSFECNECGKVYTCASSFWGHLRVHTGEKSHTCKVCGKAFIYYSYLTRHMRTHTGEKPYQCQECGKAFSRPSYFREHVRLHTGEKPYECEHCGKAFRWYSYLREHTRTHSGDKPYECRQCGKAFRYLKCLRGHMRKHTGEKPFVCNLCGKAFSCPKYCKKHVKTHSGVKPYECTECGKAFICSSSLREHVRMHSEEKPYECQHCGKAFKYLSSLRGHERTHSGEKPYECQDCGKAFRHLVSLRGHMRTHSEETPYVCQHCGKGFRHLGSLRAHVRTHTGEKLSI is encoded by the coding sequence GAGCCATTTGCTGGAGAGTCTCCATGGATGTAATGGAGGTGATGGCTGTGGAGAAACCCTAAAGCAGATTACAGACCTTCCTGTGCATGAGAGGTGTCCAGCTGGAGTTAAACCCGGTGAATGCACGAAGTGTGGAAAAGCCCTCAGGGATTGTTCTCTCCTTAAGAATCGGCAAAGACCTCACACTGGACACAAACCTCATCCATGTGAGGAATGTGGGCGGGCCTGCAGTTGTGTCTCGTGCCTAAGCACTCATGTGGAAACAGACATTGTAGAGAAGCCCTGTAAAGGACGGCAGGATACTAGGAGAGCATCTAAGAGACATGTGAAGAGTCTCCGTGGTAAAAAATCTTTCGAGTGTAACGAATGTGGGAAAGTTTACACTTGTGCCTCATCTTTCTGGGGACATctgagagttcacactggagaaaaaagCCACACATGTAAAgtgtgtgggaaagcctttatatATTACTCCTACCTGACACGACACATGAGAAcgcacactggagagaaaccctatcaATGTCaggagtgtgggaaggccttcagtcGCCCCTCATACTTTAGAGAGCATGTGCGACtgcacactggagagaagccctatgagtGTGAGCACTGCGGGAAAGCTTTCCGTTGGTACTCATACCTTCGAGAACACACGAGAACTCACAGCGGAGACAAACCCTATGAATGCAGGcagtgtgggaaggccttcaggtATCTCAAGTGCCTGCGAGGACACATGAGAAagcacactggagagaaacctttcGTCTGTAATTTATGCGGGAAAGCCTTCAGTTGTCCTAAATACTGTAAAAAACACGTGAAAACGCACAGTGGAgtgaaaccctatgaatgtacggaatgtgggaaagccttcatttGTTCCTCATCCCTTCGAGAGCATGTGAGAATGCACAGTGAGGAGAAGCCTTATGAGTGTCAGCATTGTGGGAAAGCCTTTAAGTACCTCTCGTCCCTGCGAGGACATGAGCGAACGCACAGTggggagaagccctatgaatgtcAGGACTGCGGGAAAGCTTTCAGGCATCTCGTCTCTCTGCGAGGACACATGAGAACGCACAGTGAGGAGACACCCTATGTGTGTCAGCACTGTGGGAAAGGTTTCCGTCACCTTGGGTCCCTGCGCGCACATGTAAGAacacacactggagagaaactctcaatataa